One segment of bacterium DNA contains the following:
- the pyrB gene encoding aspartate carbamoyltransferase: MAAPATLHLWTGWPHVLRAQQFDPPALDCVFREAKLAEEIVNSGGSNLLKGKIVLTLFYEPSTRTRLSFEFATYHLGGRVLSSEAAREFSSAAKGESIEDTIRVVCRYRPSAIVMRHYEEGAAERAAAVAVESRAGRPIPVFNAGDGPGQHPTQALLDAYTIWRVRGTLEGATVAVAGDLLYGRTARSLCYLLAKYPGVSIRLIAPRAVQMKDDLLAYLRRHKVPVTQTEDLAGGVRGADVLYVTRIQKERFGEANAAAYEEVRDAFAVTPEILAGLPPDAIVMHPLPRVEGPHSELPIAVDGDPRVVIFEQTEAGMYVRMALLKLACAVAPVFREANPVSRGASGRSRGWAGR, from the coding sequence ATGGCCGCACCGGCGACGCTCCACCTGTGGACGGGGTGGCCGCACGTGTTGCGCGCCCAGCAGTTCGATCCGCCGGCCCTCGACTGCGTCTTCCGCGAGGCCAAACTGGCCGAGGAAATCGTCAACAGCGGGGGCAGCAACCTCCTCAAGGGCAAGATCGTGCTCACGCTCTTTTACGAGCCGAGCACCCGCACGCGGCTGTCGTTCGAGTTTGCCACCTATCACCTCGGCGGCCGCGTGCTGTCGTCCGAGGCGGCGCGGGAATTTTCGTCGGCCGCCAAGGGCGAGTCGATCGAGGACACGATCCGCGTCGTCTGCCGTTACCGTCCCTCGGCGATCGTGATGCGCCACTACGAGGAGGGCGCCGCCGAACGCGCCGCGGCCGTCGCGGTGGAATCCCGCGCGGGGCGGCCCATCCCCGTGTTCAACGCCGGCGACGGGCCGGGCCAGCACCCCACCCAGGCACTGCTCGACGCGTACACGATCTGGCGCGTCCGCGGCACGCTGGAAGGCGCCACGGTCGCCGTGGCCGGCGACCTGCTCTACGGCCGCACCGCCCGCTCGCTCTGCTACCTGCTGGCGAAGTATCCCGGCGTGTCGATCCGGTTGATCGCCCCGCGGGCCGTGCAGATGAAGGACGATCTGCTGGCCTATCTGCGGCGGCACAAGGTGCCGGTGACGCAGACCGAGGATCTCGCCGGCGGGGTGCGCGGCGCGGACGTGCTGTACGTCACGCGCATTCAGAAGGAACGCTTCGGCGAGGCGAACGCCGCGGCGTACGAGGAGGTCCGGGACGCGTTTGCGGTGACGCCGGAGATCCTCGCCGGCCTCCCGCCGGACGCGATCGTGATGCATCCGCTGCCCCGGGTGGAGGGGCCGCACTCGGAACTGCCGATCGCGGTCGACGGGGATCCGCGCGTGGTGATCTTCGAGCAAACCGAAGCCGGGATGTACGTCCGCATGGCGCTGCTCAAGCTCGCCTGCGCCGTCGCCCCCGTCTTCCGCGAGGCGAACCCCGTCTCGCGCGGGGCGAGCGGCCGGTCGCGAGGCTGGGCCGGCCGGTAA
- a CDS encoding cytochrome c oxidase assembly protein, which translates to MPSVVLRWTEWSADPLIIAALAATAAGYLALTRRFPPRALGGLGLGQPLAFWGGEAALVLALLSPIDAGAAYLFTLHMLQHMLLTLVAPALFALAVPPGLIGWAYRRPAARRIVRAVWNPVLAFVVFNGTLLAWHLPAAYDATLRAPWVHAAEHLSFVAAGTVFWGVIVSPAPALVRTPLGLRFALLIGADVVNFVLGFALTFAGHPWYTAYTEVPRLWGLSPLDDLHLGGVLMWVMGQMMYAIPVLILLNVILWRDGRTIHPATGDRPRGRRRAGARSATGML; encoded by the coding sequence ATGCCGTCCGTCGTCCTTCGCTGGACCGAGTGGTCCGCCGATCCCCTCATCATCGCCGCGCTCGCCGCCACGGCGGCTGGGTATCTCGCCCTGACGCGGCGGTTCCCGCCGCGCGCGCTGGGGGGCCTCGGGCTCGGGCAGCCGCTCGCGTTTTGGGGGGGAGAGGCGGCGCTCGTCCTGGCACTGCTCTCGCCGATCGACGCCGGCGCGGCATACCTGTTCACGCTGCACATGCTGCAGCACATGCTGCTGACGCTGGTGGCGCCGGCGCTGTTCGCGCTGGCCGTGCCGCCGGGGCTGATCGGGTGGGCGTACCGGCGCCCGGCGGCGCGCCGGATCGTGCGCGCGGTCTGGAACCCCGTGCTCGCCTTCGTGGTGTTCAACGGGACGCTGCTGGCCTGGCATCTCCCCGCCGCGTACGACGCCACACTCCGCGCGCCGTGGGTGCACGCGGCGGAGCACCTCAGCTTCGTCGCGGCCGGGACGGTCTTTTGGGGCGTGATCGTCTCGCCGGCGCCGGCGCTCGTGCGCACGCCGCTCGGCCTGCGGTTCGCCCTCCTCATCGGGGCCGACGTCGTGAACTTCGTGCTGGGGTTCGCCCTCACGTTCGCGGGACACCCCTGGTACACCGCCTACACGGAGGTGCCGAGACTGTGGGGTCTCTCCCCCCTCGACGACCTGCACCTCGGCGGCGTCCTCATGTGGGTCATGGGCCAGATGATGTACGCGATCCCCGTGCTGATCCTGCTGAACGTGATTCTGTGGCGCGACGGCCGGACGATCCACCCCGCGACGGGTGATCGCCCCCGCGGCCGCCGCCGCGCCGGGGCGCGCTCGGCGACGGGGATGCTATGA